A window of Cervus elaphus chromosome 23, mCerEla1.1, whole genome shotgun sequence genomic DNA:
AGATTAGTGTTTGCAGCTCAGATTTTCTAGTCTTCCTAGTAGATGACATGTAAGTGCATACCAGTCTATAAGCAGAAGTCATAGTGTTTTTTATTTGGCGTGATAAAAGTTGTACCCCTTTATGATCTTTTTTTCTCACTCTAGGCCTCAGGAGTGCAAGTTGCCGACGAAGTATGTCGCATTTTTTATGATATGAAAGTTCGGAAGTGCTCCACGccagaagaaatcaagaaaagaaagaaggctgTCATCTTCTGTCTCAGTGCAGACAAAAAGTGCATCATCGTGGAGGAAGGCAAAGAGATCTTGGTGGGAGATGTTGGTGTCACCATAACCGATCCTTTCAAGCATTTCGTGGGGATGCTTCCTGAAAAAGATTGTCGCTATGCTCTGTATGATGCAAGCTTTGAAACAAAGGAATCCAGAAAAGAGGAGTTGATGTTTTTCCTGTGGTAAGCATCGTTAAAAATATCAAGCTTCCATAAACTCAGAGTTAATCTCTTGTCAGCTTAGCTCCTCTGCAGAGTCTTCAACATGCTGTGCCCAGAGCCAGCCCTCTCCCTGATTGATTTTGTACTTTTGAAATGTGTGCGGTCGTCATCTCCGATTGTAATTTGTTCTTCATCCACTTTCCAGGAGGGTAGCCGCTGGTCGCTTGGGGTTATTGACGTGAAACAAAATCAGAAGTTCGTCTTTAGTTTGAGTCGCCACATTTCAGATACCCAGTAGTCACATGTGATGAGTGGCCGCCTCCTTAGGCAGCAGTGAGACATAACATTCCCATCACTGCAGAGAGCTCTGGCAACAGTGCTGCTTTACACAGTGAGAAGGAGCTGTAAAGCCATTTACATGGCCTTTTTCTTGAAAGGCTGTTTAAATTATTCTGGTCTTTTCAAGTAAGTTCATACTTGAGATTAAGTTTGACTTGGAAGTCACCCTGATTCTCACTTAATCATATTACCATACATCCCATGATATGGAATTGCCACATAGAATCTTCTCCAGCTTCTAAGGGGGATGGGGCAGGTGGTAATGGCCTGTGatttgggggcggggtgggggtgggccctGTGGGTCCTCTGGATCCTTTGGCCTGAGCTGGGCAAGGCAGGCAGGGGTTTATCTCTTAGCTGTGTGCCAGGGAACTGGTAGAGCATTCTGGTTTCAAGGAATGTGACTCTAGGCCACCCCTAGTCCACTGCGGCCCTTGGCTGCACCTGGGGAAGCAAAGAtgctgtggggtcgcagagatgcCTTGGGGTCATCGTAGAGATGACATGAGGTCATATTGGGCTCTTACTGTGGAGCAGGCCTGGTAGCCACAGACACATGCTTAAAGATAATACTGAGTCTTAAAACCAAGCATGTTGAATGAAAGTGCATCTGTTAAACTCTTCTGCTACATGCCAGGTGTTGTGTTAGGGCTGGGAAAGTAACTGTGAAAAAAGCAGGGAGAGCCCTGGCCCCTCTGGAATTTACTCTGAGCTGCAGATACGGCAGGTAAAAGTTTAAGCTTTTAAATTGGTGACTGTTTCCTTCATTTGCACTATTTTTATCCTGTGTTTTTATCCCTTTTCCCCCccattaagaaaatgatacaTCCTTATTAaagaacatttggaaaataaaggaatgaagaagagaaaattcCAATGTTAGTGCTGTGCTTTATTTTgcattgttactttttaaaagataaaacttcATTTTAGGAGTTTCCTGTAAAAGGCTCTGTTTAGGGCCCAGGGAATGGctcttaaagtattttaaagatcTGGTTAGAGTAAAATGAGAACAGCTAAAGCTTTTTTTGTCCCTGACCTATTTTACATAAGAAAAGTACCCACTTAATTTTGTAGCTCATGCATCTGATGTCCGTGTTGTGGCCTTGCCACCCTCCTTGGACCTTAGAGTTGGGAGGAATGCACATCTTGTTCCCAAGAACAGACTTTGCCTGCTGTTGGCAGGCGGCAGACTAGGTGGAGGCCACACAGGTCCACGGTGCTCATGACTGTTGATGTCCTGGAAATGTGGCCACTAATGGAGTTGTTAAGTGCTTAAAAGTATTTAACCACACTCCTTTTACCGTTTGGTGTCATGGTGTGGAGTGCAGGCGGGCCTGAGGTTCGGTGGTGCAGTGAGAAATATGCATGTGTGGATGTGCAGTTTGAGTAGATGAGATTTTTCTGTGCATTGTTAATATATCAGTTATTTTTCAGTATTGCTGCTAAAGAATGTGGTAAAGCGTTATGCCGTATTTTTTCAAGAAGGGCAGGCACTGAAAAGTTTGTGAATATAACATAATAGTAATATTAACAAGACATCATTATCGCTGAACTTCCATTAAgcttagaaaaagaaatctttgtgCTGTGTTTTGTGACGCTAGACCAAGATGGAAAACAGGTGCACAAGGTCAGAATTTGCTGCTGGAGTGGACCTGGGTGTGAGACCGGCTGGGAGGGCAGTGCGGGGGCTTGGACTTCACTTATATTCTTCTCCCGAAAACAACCTGAAGCAAAAACTGGGAGCATTTCTTAATTCTAGATGGCGGATACTTGATTTACAGATTATTGTCTGTACTTTCCtgtattttgaaagtttttcCCACCAGAAATTATTATAAAACCTCTCACGAAGATGGTGGTTATTAGCCTGAACTCAGTCCTTTATtgatacaaataataaaaagttattttcaagaagacaattgataatacagtGAGTTATCAAGAGTGGTTTATTTTCGCCCCATTAACTGAGTCTGATCGTTGGTCCGTGACTTTTTCCCTTGGTCAACGCAAGTTGCTCTATGTGTGCGCGTCCAGCAGAGTCTCGGAGGAGAGGCTCTGTGAAGCTCTGCAGTTAGGAAAGTTCTCCCAGGAGGCTGAGGGCCCTCCCTCCTCTCATGCGGATGTGTAACACGATGTCAGTTGTGCTTTCTCTaaactgattttcttctttttgggccCCTCTCCTCTCCAGGGCACCAGAACTAGCTCCTCTGAAGAGTAAAATGATCTACGCGAGCTCCAAGGATGCCATCAAAAAGAAGTTCCAAGGTAAGGTCTAGCCTCCGCCAGGGGTGCTAGGGGTGTGGCAAGCCAAGGAGTGGGGCTTCGTTTCAGAGCGGCGCCTCGTCTCCTTGGCAAACCTCCACACAGAGCGAAGGGCACTGCTTGTTCTCAGGAAACCCGGAGGCAGAGCCGGCTCTCAGCATGTCTCTGCCTCCTGCAGGTCCATGGGCCGGGAGGCCTGTGCCTGATACTCTGCCCTCtcaacattgtgtgtgtgtgtgtgtgtgtgtgtgtggcttgttCAGTCTGGTTTGAAACTAGTTTCAGACACTGCCAAGTTTCTCTCAGGGCAGGTGGAGACAAATTGGTTTACATCGGTCATATTAAGTGATAAATCTGCTGTTGCCTCTGAACGTAGCCAAGTAGCAAAAAGCACGTGATCATAAGTGGGAAGGGATGCTCTTATTGCtggcttttctttggaatggtaTGATTTTTAGGTTATTGACTCACCTGTGTCCAAAGGAGAATGGCCTCAGTCTGGCCAGGGCTGGCCTGTTATAT
This region includes:
- the DSTN gene encoding destrin; translation: MASGVQVADEVCRIFYDMKVRKCSTPEEIKKRKKAVIFCLSADKKCIIVEEGKEILVGDVGVTITDPFKHFVGMLPEKDCRYALYDASFETKESRKEELMFFLWAPELAPLKSKMIYASSKDAIKKKFQGIKHECQANGPEDLNRACIAEKLGGSLIVAFEGCPV